One genomic window of Leptospira perdikensis includes the following:
- the purQ gene encoding phosphoribosylformylglycinamidine synthase subunit PurQ produces MKVRVITFPGSNCDKDVGSVLESEFGAKVDYTWYKESFSDSPDLVVLPGGFSFGDYLRCGAMAKFSNAMESVVSYANKGGKVLGVCNGFQILTESGLLPGALLHNRTLKYICKDVDLIPVSENKIAQGIKGTLSIPIAHGEGAYFADANTLERLEKNGQVVFRYKQNPNGSLNDIAGICNEAGNVLGMMPHPERAINPYTGKMDGKQILEVLLKK; encoded by the coding sequence ATGAAGGTTCGAGTGATTACCTTTCCTGGATCCAACTGTGATAAGGATGTGGGATCTGTTCTCGAATCTGAATTTGGAGCCAAGGTAGATTACACTTGGTATAAAGAATCTTTTTCCGACAGTCCTGATCTTGTGGTTTTACCAGGTGGATTTTCCTTTGGAGATTATTTACGATGTGGGGCTATGGCAAAATTTTCCAATGCTATGGAATCCGTTGTGAGTTATGCAAACAAAGGAGGAAAGGTATTAGGAGTTTGTAATGGATTTCAAATCCTTACGGAGTCGGGACTCCTTCCTGGTGCTTTACTCCATAACAGAACTTTAAAGTATATTTGTAAAGATGTGGATCTCATTCCTGTTTCTGAAAACAAAATTGCCCAAGGGATCAAAGGAACACTATCCATTCCGATTGCTCATGGGGAAGGTGCTTACTTTGCTGATGCGAATACTTTAGAACGATTAGAAAAAAATGGCCAAGTGGTTTTTCGTTACAAACAAAACCCTAATGGATCTTTAAATGATATCGCAGGGATTTGTAATGAAGCTGGAAACGTTCTAGGAATGATGCCCCATCCAGAACGCGCCATAAATCCTTATACAGGAAAGATGGACGGAAAACAAATTTTAGAAGTTCTATTAAAAAAATAG
- a CDS encoding sugar phosphate nucleotidyltransferase — translation MRFQEDSIDCVDFILKKDEVLTIILGGGKGTRLLPLTEKRSKPAVSFGGKYRLIDIPISNSLNSGFEKIFILTQFNSYSLNRHINRTYATNNIHQKSFVEIIAAEQTVSSANWFEGTADAVRKVLPYIREQKPKYVLILSGDQLYNMDLSDFMQSHLMDPETEISVATNAISEDQIYGLGIVKAGVGGFIQEFIEKPQDISQVESCRTKNGNFLANMGIYIFNTSTLIDVLEDRNMADFGKEILPKAIRERKVKAYTYDGYWEDIGTIKAFYEANLMLTDHIPKFNLYLEKTPIYTRARALPPSKINQAVVNQALISEGTILNQCEVHRSIIGVRQLIASGTKIYDSIIMGLDHYGYFDRKSGKIPIGIGPNCEIRRTIVDKDCAIGANVRLLNEQNLQEYEDEYVRIREGIIVVPRHTAVPDGYTI, via the coding sequence ATGCGATTTCAAGAAGACTCTATTGATTGTGTAGACTTCATTCTCAAAAAAGATGAAGTTTTGACCATCATCTTAGGTGGAGGAAAAGGAACTCGTTTATTACCTCTTACAGAAAAAAGATCGAAACCCGCCGTGAGTTTCGGTGGTAAATACCGCCTCATAGACATTCCTATTTCTAATTCACTGAATAGTGGGTTTGAAAAAATTTTTATCTTAACCCAGTTTAACTCATATTCTCTAAATCGTCATATTAACCGAACTTATGCGACCAATAATATCCACCAAAAGAGTTTTGTGGAAATCATTGCTGCCGAACAAACGGTATCCAGTGCCAATTGGTTTGAAGGCACAGCTGACGCCGTAAGAAAAGTTTTGCCCTATATCCGAGAACAAAAACCCAAATATGTTCTTATTCTTTCTGGTGATCAGTTATACAATATGGATCTTTCTGATTTTATGCAGAGCCATTTGATGGATCCCGAAACAGAAATCTCTGTTGCCACCAATGCCATTTCCGAAGATCAAATTTATGGACTAGGAATTGTAAAGGCAGGAGTGGGTGGGTTCATCCAGGAATTCATTGAAAAACCCCAAGACATCTCTCAGGTAGAATCCTGTCGCACAAAGAACGGTAATTTCCTCGCCAATATGGGAATTTATATTTTTAATACATCCACACTCATCGATGTATTGGAAGATCGCAATATGGCTGACTTTGGAAAAGAAATATTACCAAAGGCCATTCGCGAACGAAAAGTAAAAGCTTATACTTACGACGGTTATTGGGAAGACATTGGAACCATCAAAGCTTTTTACGAAGCCAACTTGATGTTAACTGACCATATCCCTAAGTTCAACCTTTACTTGGAAAAAACTCCCATCTACACTAGGGCAAGGGCCCTTCCACCCTCTAAGATCAATCAGGCGGTGGTGAACCAAGCTCTCATTTCAGAAGGAACCATCCTCAACCAATGTGAAGTGCACCGTTCCATCATTGGGGTGCGTCAACTCATTGCTTCTGGTACCAAAATTTACGATTCCATTATCATGGGACTCGACCATTACGGATACTTTGACCGGAAGTCAGGAAAGATACCCATTGGGATTGGACCTAACTGTGAAATACGACGGACAATTGTCGACAAAGACTGCGCGATTGGAGCCAACGTTCGGCTGTTAAACGAACAGAACCTCCAAGAATATGAAGACGAATACGTGCGGATTCGGGAGGGGATTATCGTGGTTCCGCGTCATACAGCAGTCCCTGATGGGTACACCATCTAG
- a CDS encoding EAL domain-containing protein, whose protein sequence is MFTTESTEGNQFWNETYFVPHFQPIVNAINRSISAYEVLGRQFNPKENTYESLGSLFHNRDQDPVPVYNIDRILREKAVKTLKESNLRTKLFFNMMPNFLSRVHHTDLFAENFHIIQLIEKYGIDRNQVVIEITEDEFDGSIDRLIQIVQIFRDYGLKIAIDDLGTGFSNLERIGYLHPDIMKVDIRIMRESLNKNSFKQVLGAISEMSQKLGSQLLFEGIETEEEVNLALSMGANLLQGFYFSTPNPHFLNRNTFSDKMKTVLENFSSVRSKELREKGVREQRIIDQLQDLFYELSDVKEEDFSYRFGQILSSLPREILKVFVCDAEGYQITPTYDLDRMNGGYLERSRQIGNNYAWKPYFLKHKEESERFRKKWGVTYPLYDISNQNQYVIFTFSLMNGKILIAQVGWSE, encoded by the coding sequence ATGTTCACAACGGAATCAACGGAAGGAAACCAGTTTTGGAACGAGACATACTTTGTCCCTCATTTCCAACCCATAGTCAACGCAATCAATCGCTCGATTTCAGCCTACGAAGTACTCGGAAGGCAGTTCAATCCGAAAGAGAACACTTATGAATCTTTGGGAAGTCTCTTTCATAATAGGGACCAAGACCCAGTTCCGGTCTATAATATTGACCGCATCCTTCGGGAAAAGGCGGTCAAAACCTTAAAAGAGAGCAACCTCCGCACCAAACTCTTTTTCAATATGATGCCGAACTTCCTATCAAGGGTTCATCATACGGATCTTTTTGCTGAAAACTTTCATATCATCCAACTCATTGAAAAATATGGAATCGATCGCAACCAAGTGGTCATCGAAATCACGGAAGACGAGTTTGACGGGTCTATTGACCGTCTCATCCAAATCGTACAGATCTTTCGCGATTATGGGCTTAAAATTGCCATCGATGATTTGGGAACCGGTTTTTCCAACTTAGAAAGAATTGGTTATTTGCATCCTGACATTATGAAGGTCGACATTCGCATCATGAGAGAGAGTTTGAATAAAAATTCCTTCAAACAAGTTCTCGGTGCCATTTCGGAAATGTCTCAAAAGCTCGGAAGCCAACTTCTTTTTGAGGGGATTGAAACCGAAGAAGAGGTGAATCTTGCCCTTTCTATGGGAGCCAACCTTCTGCAAGGATTCTATTTTTCGACTCCGAATCCGCATTTTCTGAACCGAAATACTTTCTCTGATAAAATGAAAACTGTCCTCGAAAACTTCTCCAGTGTTCGTTCCAAAGAACTCCGAGAAAAGGGGGTTCGGGAGCAAAGGATCATTGACCAACTCCAAGACCTGTTTTATGAACTTTCCGATGTCAAAGAGGAGGATTTTTCCTACCGGTTTGGGCAAATCCTAAGTTCTTTACCAAGAGAAATCCTTAAGGTCTTCGTTTGTGATGCAGAAGGCTACCAAATCACTCCTACTTACGATTTGGATCGGATGAACGGAGGGTATTTGGAACGGTCACGCCAAATTGGAAACAACTATGCTTGGAAACCATACTTTTTAAAACACAAAGAGGAGTCGGAACGGTTTCGCAAAAAATGGGGGGTTACTTACCCACTTTATGATATTTCCAACCAAAACCAATATGTGATTTTCACCTTCTCTCTTATGAATGGAAAGATCCTGATTGCACAGGTAGGTTGGTCGGAATAG
- the sufC gene encoding Fe-S cluster assembly ATPase SufC has product MSAILEIKSLHANVGDKTILRGVNLSIGAGEVHAIMGPNGSGKSTLSNVILGHPKYTITSGDILFRGESILNKTTDERARLGLFLSFQYPTALPGVTIGNFLKSILKAHRGKDVPVKEFKQELKQSMDLLDVPQSFIGRYVNDGFSGGEKKRAEILQMSLLKPILSILDETDSGLDIDALRIVSEGINSNRNPERSILLITHYQRMLNYIVPDFVHVFADGRILETGGKDLSLKLEEVGYDWILEREGVK; this is encoded by the coding sequence TTGTCCGCTATTCTCGAAATTAAATCTCTACACGCTAATGTAGGGGACAAAACGATCCTCCGAGGGGTCAATCTCTCCATCGGGGCCGGTGAAGTTCATGCCATTATGGGTCCCAATGGATCGGGAAAGAGTACACTTTCCAATGTAATTCTTGGCCACCCAAAATATACGATTACTTCTGGAGATATCCTCTTTCGAGGAGAATCCATTTTAAATAAAACAACTGATGAAAGGGCAAGACTCGGACTCTTTTTGTCCTTCCAATACCCAACGGCACTGCCTGGTGTTACAATTGGAAACTTTCTAAAGTCCATCCTCAAAGCACATCGTGGGAAAGATGTTCCAGTTAAGGAATTTAAACAAGAATTAAAACAATCAATGGATCTTTTGGACGTTCCTCAGTCGTTTATTGGTCGTTATGTGAATGATGGCTTTTCTGGTGGTGAAAAAAAACGCGCTGAAATTTTGCAAATGAGTTTATTAAAACCGATTCTATCTATTTTAGATGAAACAGATTCGGGACTTGATATTGATGCATTACGAATTGTATCAGAAGGAATCAATTCCAACAGAAATCCAGAACGTTCCATTTTACTCATCACTCACTACCAAAGGATGTTGAATTATATTGTTCCTGATTTTGTTCACGTATTTGCAGACGGCCGCATATTAGAAACAGGTGGCAAAGACCTTTCCTTAAAACTAGAAGAAGTCGGTTATGATTGGATTTTGGAGAGAGAAGGAGTCAAATGA
- a CDS encoding SufB/SufD family protein: protein MNSSLTRNRFVLSKERTEVFRKSLYEVWNQLEIPSDSDEAWRKFPVGSVDWKELQFDPKSISLEIKEDWDTEHSLPEETINEILSDIIKFTPKDYFAFLSLIATPRIEVILLDEGESEFDFEEFGDGPKFSVRIFYLQSGRTAKTQVRMESIHETEVLHMSSSLDFYVAGESSYLEILDKETSDLDLYRFRNICILGRNDSHVKYHLYPTGGFRSKLFLHAHLLGKGAEVTVDGVSALGGRNLKDLDMGMYHHADHTTSKISYKAIVTDKSHHIFTGNLIIPPNLKKVTAHQESFNLSLNKKARAEANPKLEVLAEDVSCTHGATVGDIDEEQFFYLLSRGLTPAESKSLLVTAFYGETIHSIGFSEEVKLSLESRIKEILLGGK from the coding sequence ATGAATTCTTCACTTACACGTAATCGTTTTGTTCTCTCGAAAGAACGAACCGAAGTGTTTCGTAAATCTCTGTATGAAGTTTGGAACCAATTAGAAATTCCTTCCGATTCAGATGAGGCATGGAGAAAGTTCCCTGTGGGTTCTGTTGATTGGAAAGAGTTACAGTTTGATCCCAAATCCATTTCTTTAGAAATCAAAGAGGACTGGGACACTGAACATTCATTACCTGAAGAAACTATTAACGAAATTCTTTCCGATATTATTAAATTCACACCTAAGGATTATTTTGCTTTTCTTAGTTTGATTGCTACTCCACGGATTGAAGTGATTCTTTTGGATGAAGGAGAAAGTGAATTTGATTTTGAAGAGTTTGGTGATGGGCCTAAGTTTTCTGTTCGAATTTTCTATTTACAATCGGGTCGTACTGCCAAAACCCAAGTCCGAATGGAAAGTATCCACGAAACAGAAGTCCTTCATATGTCCTCTTCCCTTGATTTCTATGTTGCGGGAGAATCATCTTATTTAGAAATCTTAGATAAAGAAACCAGCGATTTAGATTTGTACCGCTTCCGCAATATTTGTATCCTTGGTCGCAATGACTCACATGTAAAATACCATCTTTATCCGACCGGTGGGTTCCGTTCCAAATTATTTTTACATGCTCACTTACTTGGTAAAGGTGCTGAAGTCACTGTGGATGGTGTGTCTGCTCTTGGAGGACGGAATCTAAAAGATTTGGATATGGGAATGTATCACCATGCAGACCATACCACAAGTAAAATTAGTTATAAAGCCATAGTCACGGATAAGTCCCACCATATTTTTACAGGAAATTTGATTATCCCACCAAACTTAAAAAAGGTGACAGCCCACCAAGAATCCTTCAATCTTTCTTTAAACAAAAAAGCAAGAGCGGAAGCAAACCCCAAATTAGAAGTTTTAGCAGAAGATGTATCTTGTACACATGGTGCCACTGTTGGTGATATTGACGAAGAACAGTTTTTTTATCTCCTCTCTCGAGGTCTGACACCGGCAGAATCTAAGTCCTTACTTGTGACTGCATTTTATGGAGAAACCATCCATTCCATTGGGTTTTCGGAAGAAGTCAAATTGTCTTTGGAATCGAGAATCAAAGAGATTCTTTTGGGAGGCAAATGA
- a CDS encoding Rieske (2Fe-2S) protein, producing MAFKKLISVSEVTEGSLVVVKTRHFNVVVTRVEGDYFAFEDSCTHDGEEISCGKLEGSVITCPRHFAKFDVRNGKVLALPATEPLVIFPVRVNGADLEVDLEAV from the coding sequence ATGGCCTTTAAAAAATTGATATCTGTTTCAGAAGTAACAGAAGGTAGTCTGGTCGTTGTGAAAACTCGTCATTTTAACGTGGTGGTAACACGAGTCGAAGGTGACTATTTTGCTTTTGAAGATTCTTGTACTCATGACGGGGAGGAGATATCTTGCGGAAAATTAGAAGGTTCTGTCATTACTTGCCCCAGACATTTTGCTAAATTTGATGTTCGCAACGGAAAGGTTTTGGCTCTTCCTGCAACCGAACCTCTCGTGATTTTTCCGGTTCGAGTGAATGGTGCAGATTTGGAAGTGGATTTGGAGGCGGTATGA
- a CDS encoding cysteine desulfurase codes for MSLDPYQIRKDFPILSRILPNGKPLVYLDNGASSQKPKSVIDATNEYYSNDNANIHRGVYYLSQHATELFERTRIKTSHFFQAQCAKAIIFTRGTTDAINLVAQTWGRTNISEGDEIVLSVQEHHSNLVPWQMLALEKKAFLKFIPIKEDTTYDLSNLNEIITKRTKLVAISQMSNVTGTIHDLTKIIDRVRQVGAKILVDGAQAACHMPIHLVDMDVDFYAFSGHKMLGPTGVGVLFGKEEILEAMPPWLGGGDMIESVELESSTYAALPAKLEAGTPNIAGVIGFSHALDYLQKVGMKNIKEHERMLVEYALERLNRIGGLQIYGTEDLDKRGGVVSFTMEGIHPHDVGSILDEEGVAIRVGHHCCQPLMKQLSIPGTCRASFYLYNTKEDIDALVHSIDKVKSIFGRVARK; via the coding sequence ATGAGTTTAGATCCTTACCAAATCAGAAAAGACTTTCCTATATTGTCTCGGATTTTGCCAAACGGAAAACCACTTGTCTATCTAGACAATGGAGCTTCCTCACAAAAACCAAAGTCTGTGATTGATGCCACTAATGAGTATTATTCGAATGATAATGCTAATATTCATAGAGGGGTATATTATTTATCCCAACATGCAACCGAACTATTTGAACGCACTAGAATCAAAACCTCTCATTTTTTTCAGGCACAGTGTGCGAAGGCCATTATCTTCACTCGGGGAACAACAGATGCGATCAATTTAGTCGCACAGACCTGGGGCAGAACCAATATCAGTGAAGGGGATGAGATTGTTTTATCGGTTCAGGAACACCATTCCAATTTAGTTCCGTGGCAGATGTTGGCTTTGGAAAAAAAAGCTTTTTTGAAATTCATTCCTATCAAAGAAGATACCACTTACGATTTATCCAACCTAAATGAAATCATTACCAAAAGAACGAAATTAGTTGCGATCAGTCAAATGTCCAATGTGACAGGTACGATTCATGATTTAACAAAGATTATCGATCGTGTTCGCCAAGTAGGGGCTAAGATTTTAGTCGATGGGGCACAGGCGGCTTGCCATATGCCCATTCACTTAGTGGATATGGATGTAGACTTTTATGCGTTTTCAGGTCATAAGATGCTTGGGCCTACAGGAGTGGGAGTTCTTTTTGGTAAGGAAGAAATTCTAGAAGCTATGCCACCTTGGCTTGGCGGTGGTGACATGATTGAATCGGTGGAACTCGAAAGTTCTACCTATGCGGCCCTTCCTGCCAAACTCGAAGCGGGAACTCCAAATATTGCTGGTGTTATTGGATTTAGTCATGCTTTGGATTATTTACAAAAAGTGGGAATGAAGAATATCAAAGAACATGAGCGCATGTTAGTTGAATATGCCTTGGAACGATTGAATCGGATTGGTGGTCTTCAGATTTATGGAACGGAGGATTTAGACAAAAGGGGAGGAGTTGTTTCTTTCACTATGGAGGGAATCCATCCTCATGATGTCGGTTCTATTTTGGATGAAGAGGGTGTTGCCATTCGTGTGGGCCACCACTGCTGCCAACCATTAATGAAACAATTATCCATTCCGGGAACTTGTAGGGCTTCATTTTATCTCTACAATACAAAAGAAGATATAGATGCTCTTGTCCATTCCATTGACAAAGTAAAATCAATATTCGGTCGTGTCGCAAGAAAGTAA
- a CDS encoding iron-sulfur cluster assembly scaffold protein, which yields MSQESNFEDFLRWKSFAVWEKPLIDHQVVKGLNPLCGDEIFIYYHKDKNHSIQILGLGGESCSICSAAAGLLFRNKSTLQRKDFQSYLLERKNFLEGADSGLFQDPEEISFFRTLRTHPGRYRCGLLPWQTLVKLSEEMK from the coding sequence GTGTCGCAAGAAAGTAACTTTGAAGATTTCCTTCGTTGGAAATCCTTTGCTGTTTGGGAAAAACCATTGATCGACCACCAAGTGGTCAAAGGTTTAAACCCTCTTTGTGGTGATGAAATTTTTATCTACTACCATAAGGATAAAAACCATTCAATCCAAATTTTAGGACTTGGTGGTGAGTCTTGTTCTATTTGTTCTGCAGCAGCAGGTCTTCTTTTTCGAAATAAATCGACACTGCAGCGAAAAGATTTTCAGTCATATCTATTAGAAAGGAAAAATTTTTTGGAAGGGGCGGATTCTGGCTTGTTTCAAGATCCAGAAGAGATATCCTTTTTTAGAACCCTTCGAACACATCCTGGTCGTTATCGTTGTGGACTTTTGCCATGGCAAACCTTAGTGAAATTGAGTGAGGAAATGAAATGA
- a CDS encoding metal-sulfur cluster assembly factor, with protein sequence MIRDPETEKEWEVFHSVRMVEDPEIGISLIELGLIYDIKVEGEKADITMTYTSLACPAGPQMKQDIENHALRVDGINEAVVHVVWNPKWEPRAMASEEAKMQMGIFD encoded by the coding sequence ATGATTCGTGATCCTGAAACAGAGAAAGAATGGGAAGTATTCCATAGTGTTCGTATGGTAGAAGATCCAGAAATTGGAATTTCGCTCATCGAACTTGGTTTGATTTATGATATCAAAGTGGAAGGGGAAAAGGCGGACATCACCATGACCTATACTTCTCTTGCTTGCCCTGCCGGTCCACAAATGAAACAAGACATTGAAAACCATGCCCTTCGTGTGGATGGGATTAATGAAGCCGTTGTACATGTTGTTTGGAATCCGAAATGGGAACCTCGCGCTATGGCAAGCGAAGAAGCTAAAATGCAAATGGGGATCTTCGATTGA
- the ggt gene encoding gamma-glutamyltransferase, which yields MSFSYRTTFLFLVLFLINSCETIPFLQDSFRGKLENPTTIPQIEGSADKRSRYEFSGKEIIISSDHPLASQAGMEVWKQGGNVVDVFTASSFAISVLRPHSTGLLGGGFAVIHLPAKGKWAYDFRERSPKMGTSSFYLNPDGSVISGKTLKGAYSAGVPGTVQGVLQIQKQHGKLPLNTVIAPALRYARSGFSVYNDLAGAISKTWPEMNPAMKKVFGIDNRAIREGELLIQEDFAKTLERIIENAEKEFLDGETIQLLSKYYSDYENFMTVEDFKNYQVKISDPLISSSWGHTILTMPPPSSGVHLVTMMNLYSEMQKRNTFPKGNIGEVIRITEAMRVAYRDRAELGGDPLFTTVPVSRLLSSGYTKEEVNEIEKKVVSGSWPVLKDEGKKPESYNTTHISIMDKDGNAVSTTQSVNGIFGAVQMVPGTGLVLNNTMDDFAVAPGVPNLYGLVGSKANAIEPGKTPLSSMSPTILLDEAGKTKMVIGAPGGSQIPTSIFNTLYRYLVQKENLYESVAYPRIHHQFQPDRIFLDPEIKDSFPQSELPFYQVQYIRHRAKVFAVTREGDRLIGVSDPKGEGVPLGF from the coding sequence TTGAGTTTTTCCTATCGAACCACGTTTTTATTTCTAGTTTTATTTTTAATTAACAGTTGTGAGACGATTCCCTTTCTTCAGGATTCATTCCGAGGAAAACTTGAGAATCCCACAACCATTCCGCAAATTGAAGGCTCAGCTGACAAACGAAGTCGTTATGAATTTTCGGGAAAAGAAATTATCATTTCATCCGACCATCCTTTAGCCTCCCAAGCCGGAATGGAAGTTTGGAAACAAGGTGGGAATGTGGTGGATGTTTTTACTGCTTCCAGTTTTGCCATCTCTGTCCTTCGCCCTCATTCTACGGGCTTATTAGGTGGAGGATTTGCGGTCATTCATTTGCCAGCAAAAGGAAAATGGGCTTATGACTTTCGGGAACGTTCTCCCAAAATGGGAACTTCTTCTTTTTACTTAAATCCGGATGGCTCGGTAATTTCAGGTAAAACTTTAAAAGGTGCTTATAGTGCCGGGGTTCCTGGAACCGTTCAAGGAGTTTTACAAATCCAGAAACAACATGGAAAATTACCTTTAAATACTGTCATTGCACCTGCACTCCGTTATGCGAGGAGTGGATTTTCTGTTTATAATGATTTAGCGGGGGCCATTTCTAAAACTTGGCCAGAAATGAATCCGGCTATGAAAAAGGTTTTTGGGATTGATAACCGGGCGATACGAGAAGGGGAACTTCTCATCCAAGAAGATTTTGCTAAAACTTTGGAGAGGATCATTGAAAACGCAGAGAAAGAGTTTTTGGATGGAGAAACCATCCAACTTCTTTCCAAGTATTATTCAGACTATGAAAACTTTATGACGGTTGAGGATTTTAAAAATTACCAAGTGAAAATCAGTGATCCTCTGATTAGTTCTTCTTGGGGACATACCATTCTCACCATGCCACCTCCTAGCTCTGGAGTTCATCTTGTCACTATGATGAATTTGTATTCGGAAATGCAGAAACGAAATACTTTTCCTAAAGGAAACATTGGTGAAGTCATTCGCATTACGGAAGCTATGCGAGTAGCTTACAGGGACCGGGCAGAACTTGGAGGAGATCCTTTATTCACAACTGTCCCTGTATCCAGACTTTTATCTTCTGGTTATACCAAAGAGGAAGTAAACGAAATTGAAAAAAAGGTAGTCTCAGGAAGTTGGCCCGTTTTGAAAGACGAAGGTAAAAAACCGGAATCATACAATACCACACATATTTCGATTATGGATAAGGATGGAAATGCAGTCTCCACAACCCAATCGGTAAATGGAATTTTTGGAGCCGTCCAAATGGTCCCAGGTACTGGCCTTGTTTTAAACAATACCATGGACGACTTTGCTGTAGCACCTGGAGTTCCCAATCTTTATGGACTTGTGGGCTCCAAGGCCAATGCCATTGAACCCGGGAAAACTCCACTTTCCAGTATGAGTCCGACTATCCTTCTAGATGAGGCTGGTAAAACGAAAATGGTGATTGGAGCGCCCGGCGGTTCCCAAATCCCAACCTCAATTTTTAATACGCTTTATCGGTATTTGGTCCAGAAAGAAAACCTCTACGAAAGTGTAGCTTATCCTAGGATCCACCACCAATTCCAACCCGATCGGATTTTTTTAGATCCAGAAATAAAAGACTCCTTTCCCCAATCGGAATTACCATTTTATCAAGTCCAATATATTAGGCATCGTGCGAAAGTATTTGCCGTGACGAGAGAGGGAGACCGCCTGATCGGCGTGTCAGATCCCAAAGGGGAAGGAGTCCCTTTAGGTTTTTAA